One Trichoderma asperellum chromosome 5, complete sequence genomic region harbors:
- a CDS encoding uncharacterized protein (SECRETED:SignalP(1-17)): MKASLFLSALAAGYAAADDVLYSRRLAKRALDDGGHYNISFFHVNDVHAHLDQYVKAGTDCTDPAKGCFGGYARIKTKVSELRVQYPNHLWLNAGDEFQGTMFYSFYGGEKIAETMNDLKFDAMTLGNHEWDGGDEKLGVFLKNLTFPVVSCNVKSEYTDLKDTIKNYHIFEEYGLAVIGASTPTTPTISHVGPLTKFLDPAEEVQKAIWEIRNTTNIKRIAALTHIGYDVDQQLAAQTEGLSLIIGGHSHTLLGDMAGAEGKYPTIVEDLAGNEVFIVTSYRWGEYLGSIDVSFDEEGKALIYHGAPIHMDNTTKLEPNLQAKVTAWRGPFEDYANEVVGTTENTLDQTACQSGDCLLGEVMADAAFEYAYNLTTDVPEDLRPSFALINAKGVRATIDAGNITRGQVITAFPFGNAVVKLTYSGADLLKILEGAVSGINQFNSQKLSSGIQASHNLQVQYDPSKAPGHMLVDARISGQRIDPEKKYIIVTVDFVATGGDNILPKRDDFVVLDTLDEVLVDYIKARTPLKNTLEKRIGKVGTFAGKVQKVFSA, from the exons GCGGACGACGTTCTTTATAGCAGGCGACTGGCCAAACGCGCCCTTGACGATGGGGGGCACTACAATATTT CCTTCTTTCACGTCAACGACGTTCACGCTCATCTAGACCAGTATGTGAAGGCGGGAACAGACTGCACGGATCCCGCCAAAGGCTGCTTCGGTGGCTATGCCCGCATCAAGACAAAAGTCAGCGAGCTGCGTGTTCAATATCCCAACCATCTGTGGTTGAACGCCGGTGATGAATTCCAAGGCACCATGTTCTACTCGTTTTACGGCGGAGAGAAGATTGCCGAGACAATGAATGATCTCAAGTTCGATGCCATGACACTGGGGAACCACGAGTGggacggcggcgatgagaAGCTAGGAGTGTTTTTGAAGAATTTAACGTTTCCAGTCGTTTCGTGTAATGTGAAGAGCGAGTATACTGACCTCAAAGACACGATTAAAAACTATCACATCTTTGAGGAGTATGGCTTGGCTGTCATCGGGGCATCGACACCGACTACACCTACGATTTCACACGTCGGTCCCCTGACCAAATTTCTCGATCCAGCTGAAGAGGTTCAAAAGGCCATTTGGGAGATCCGCAACACTACCAATATCAAGCGCATTGCGGCTTTGACGCATATTGGCTACGATGTCGATCAGCAACTAGCGGCACAAACAGAGGGCCTGTCTCTCATCATTGGTGGTCACAGCCATACACTCCTTGGAGATATGGCCGGCGCAGAGGGAAAGTATCCGACCATTGTGGAAGATCTTGCTGGTAATGAAGTTTTCATTGTCACATCGTACCGCTGGGGAGAGTATTTGGGCTCGATTGACGTTTCTTTCGATGAGGAGGGCAAAGCTCTAATCTATCATGGCGCCCCAATCCACATGGATAATACGACCAAACTGGAGCCTAATCTTCAGGCCAAGGTTACTGCGTGGCGAGGGCCATTTGAGGATTATGCCAACGAGGTTGTGGGAACTACGGAAAACACTCTTGACCAGACGGCATGCCAGAGCGGCGACTGCCTTTTGGGTGAAGTTATGGCCGATGCTGCATTTGAGTATGCTTACAACCTTACCACAGACGTACCGGAGGACCTGAGGCCGAGCTTTGCACTCATCAATGCAAAGGGTGTTCGAGCAACCATTGACGCTGGCAACATCACCCGGGGCCAGGTCATTACGGCGTTTCCATTTGGTAATGCCGTTGTGAAATTGACATATTCTGGTGCCGACCTGCTCAAGATTCTCGAAGGCGCTGTATCCGGGATAAACCAGTTCAACAGCCAGAAACTGTCGTCTGGGATTCAAGCATCGCATAACCTCCAGGTTCAATACGACCCGTCAAAGGCCCCTGGGCACATGCTTGTTGATGCGAGGATTTCTGGTCAGAGAATCGACCCTGAGAAGAAGTATATAATTGTGACTGTGGATTTCGTTGCTACAGGTGGAGATAATATTCTGCCCAAGAGAGACGACTTTGTTGTATTAGATACACTAGATGAGGTGTTGGTAGATTACATCAAGGCTAGAACGCCCCTGAAGAATAcattggagaagagaatagGAAAGGTTGGTACATTTGCGGGCAAGGTGCAAAAGGTGTTTTCAGCTTAG
- a CDS encoding uncharacterized protein (EggNog:ENOG41~TransMembrane:1 (o6-34i)): MSTDGLWPVLFLITISACIGILACLTFTVFSIIFERQAVDGETQRRHVVEDDSPVESYCTLERSFNGPFDDNASVNGQRRASITPKKSPKQQKGKRLQAATADSLRESCQFDASLQKRDR, from the exons ATGTCCACCGACGGACTCTGGCCCGTTCTCTTCCTCATTACTATATCTGCCTGTATCGGCATTCTTGCGTGCCTCACATTCACAGTCTTTAGCATCATTTTTGAGCGTCAGGCTGTAGATGGAGAGACTCAGCGTCGTCACGTTGTCGAAGACGATTCTCCAGTGGAGAGTTACTGCACACTTGAAAGATCTTTCAATGGGCCTTTTGACGATAATGCCTCGGTCAATGGACAAAGGAGGGCTTCCATCACGCCAAAAAAGTCTCCGAAGCAacagaaaggaaagagattACAAGCGGCCACT GCCGACAGCTTGAGAGAGTCGTGTCAATTTGATGCGTCTTTACAGAAACGAGATCGCTAA
- a CDS encoding uncharacterized protein (EggNog:ENOG41~TransMembrane:12 (i59-77o97-118i125-144o156-175i187-206o218-240i292-313o333-350i357-377o383-404i416-437o449-471i)) has product MSAETPHLESEKQGLEFSHVDDPMKDSESNHRVAPLEDDDFGFTQAEQRSIIRRVDRRLVITVGAMYCVSLMDRTNMSAANIAGMSVELNLISNRYNIANLVFFTTYIVFQPPSTILVRKIGPRLHLAFITLLWGAVMIGMGFVKDFKQLAALRTVLGILEAGFFPSCVYLLSTWYTRYEVGKRYSAFYLVGCVASAFAGILAYGLMHLNGREGLSGWRWIFIIEGTITCALSVASYWLLVDFPDSTRLTWSFLGQKERQWIVHRIQRDRGDTEAPPFNLKKFLSAGADWKIWAYAMMFFNSTTMTYSLAYSLPLILTRSMKFSVGESQCLVAPPYAFTGIVMFSAAWVGDKLRVRGPIVIFNMVLCLIGLPIMGWAEQAGVRYFGVFLVTAGANSNIPSVMSFQANNVRGQWKRAFCSATLVGFGGIGGIAGSLVFRQQDAATGYKPGMYACIACALLNIVLVVVCDLNFWRLNRKADTQGVTLEAHDEDASPDFRYTY; this is encoded by the exons ATGAGTGCGGAAACTCCTCACCTAGAGTCTGAAAAGCAAGGGCTCGAATTCAGCCATGTCGATGACCCGATGAAAGACTCGGAGAGCAACCACCGTGTTGCTCCGCTGGAAGACGATGACTTTGGCTTCACCCAGGCCGAGCAGCGCAGCATCATCCGCCGCGTCGACCGCCGCTTGGTTATCACGGTGGGGGCCATGTACTGCGTCAGTCTCATGGACCGGACGAACATGAGCGCTGCCAATATTGCTGGCATGAGTGTTGAGCTGAACCTCATCAGCAACCGCTAC AACATTGCcaatctcgtcttcttcactaCCTACATCGTTTTCCAACCACCCTCCACTATCCTCGTCCGCAAAATCGGTCCGCGGCTGCACCTTGCCTTCATAACCCTCTTGTGGGGCGCCGTCATGATTGGCATGGGCTTTGTCAAGGACTTTAAGCAGCTGGCAGCATTGAGAACAGTGCTTGGTATTCTAGAGGCTGGATTCTTCCCGAGTTGCGTGTACTTGCTGAGCACATGGTATACACGAT ATGAGGTTGGAAAACGGTACTCTGCATTCTATCTTGTCGGCTGTGTCGCCTCCGCCTTTGCCGGTATCTTGGCCTATGGT CTCATGCATCTCAACGGCCGCGAAGGCCTCAgcggctggcgctggatcttcatcatcgaagGCACCATCACCTGCGCCCTCAGCGTCGCCAGCTACTGGCTCCTCGTCGACTTCCCCGACTCCACGCGCCTCACCTGGAGCTTCCTCGGCCAAAAGGAGCGCCAATGGATCGTGCACCGCATCCAGCGCGACCGCGGCGACACCGAGGCCCCGCCGTTCAACCTCAAGAAGTTCCTGAGCGCCGGAGCGGATTGGAAGATCTGGGCCTATGCTATGATGTTCTTCAACAGCACCACCATGACGTACTCACTGGCCTACTCACTGCCCCTTATCCTCACGCGCAGCATGAAGTTCTCCGTTGGTGAATCCCAATGCCTCGTCGCACCCCCTTATGCATTCACCGGCATCGTCATGTTCTCGGCCGCCTGGGTGGGCGACAAGCTGCGTGTCCGCGGCCcaatcgtcatcttcaacatggTGCTCTGCCTCATCGGCCTCCCCATCATGGGCTGGGCCGAACAGGCCGGCGTGCGCTACTTTggcgtcttcctcgtcacgGCCGGCGCAAACAGCAACATCCCCTCCGTCATGTCCTTCCAGGCAAACAACGTGCGCGGCCAGTGGAAGCGGGCCTTTTGCAGCGCCACGCTCGTGGGCTTCGGGGGGATTGGCGGCATTGCGGGCAGCTTGGTGTTTCGGCAGCAGGACGCGGCGACGGGGTACAAGCCCGGCATGTATGCGTGCATTGCCTGCGCGCTGCTGAACATTgtcttggtggtggtgtgcGATTTGAATTTTTGGAGGCTGAACAGGAAGGCTGATACGCAGGGTGTTACGCTGGAGGCTCACGAT GAGGACGCGAGTCCCGATTTCCGATACacttattaa
- a CDS encoding uncharacterized protein (EggNog:ENOG41~TransMembrane:2 (i57-80o179-197i)), whose protein sequence is MAPSKDTDGSETNIPAPAIAMGLSQASKKASTSPKDAHPSGKRGHGKAMQILRGLAFTIYFLTCCVTIVITQVLGCWLYFVNRDIYYDYMSMTKRLFAITTILMTQIWGPTTIRISGDESVAGEILPTEGNGVQFNFPERIVMIANHQIYTDWLYLWWVGYVNRPSAHGHIYIILKESLQYIPLVGWGMKFYGFIFMSRKMAKDQPRLAYRLGKLKQTKTDPSGKTYRVPMWLLLFPEGTNISGNGRRKSASWANKNGWKDPEHMLLPRSTGSFFCLNELRGTVDYVYDCTVAYEGIDRGKYGEDIFTLGSTYFQGRPPKSVNFFWRKFKMSDIPLDNADEFDLWLRNEWYKKDELMEQYLTTGRFPAMAGSKVDFVETKVRAKNPFEILQVFTIVGIAGLFWHNVQRFGGVVAKRFGFSA, encoded by the exons ATGGCTCCTAGCAAGGATACCGACGGGTCCGAGACCAACATACCAGCTCCCGCGATTGCCATGGGGCTCAGCCAAGCATCCAAAAAGGCCTCTACAAGCCCTAAAGATGCTCACCCATCAGGCAAACGGGGCCATGGTAAGGCCATGCAGATACTGCGAGGGCTGGCTTTTACCATTTACTTCCTAACTTGCTGTGTCAC CATCGTCATTACGCAGGTCCTCGGCTGTTGGCTGTATTTTGTTAACCGCGATATATACTATGACTACATGTCAATGACCAAGCGACTGtttgccatcaccaccattcTAATGACGCAGATCTGGGGTCCGACAACGATCCGGATCAGCGGTGATGAGTCGGTAGCAGGAGAAATCCTCCCCACGGAAGGTAATGGCGTGCAATTCAACTTTCCGGAGCGCATCGTTATGATTGCGAATCATCAG ATTTATACGGACTGGCTGTATCTCTGGTGGGTCGGTTACGTTAACCGACCTTCTGCGCATGGCCACATATACATCATCCTGAAGGAGTCGCTACAGTACATCCCTCTCGTTGGCTGGGGCATGAAGTTTTACGGTTTCATCTTCATGTCGAGGAAGATGGCAAAGGATCAGCCCCGGCTTGCGTATCGGCTTGGGAAGCTGAAGCAAACCAAGACTGATCCCAGCGGGAAGACGTATCGCGTGCCCATGTGGCTACTCCTGTTTCCCGAAGGCACCAACATTTCTGGAAACGGTCGACGGAAATCTGCGAGTTGGGCGAACAAGAATGGATGGAAAGATCCCGAGCATATGCTGCTCCCCCGCAGCaccggcagcttcttctgcctgaACGAGCTGAGGGGAACAGTAGACTATGTTTATGACTGCACGGTCGCGTACGAGGGTATTGA CCGAGGTAAATACGGCGAGGATATCTTCACTCTGGGCAGCACCTACTTCCAAGGCCGGCCGCCCAAGTCGGTCAACTTTTTCTGGCGAAAATTCAAAATGTCAGACATACCTCTCGATAACGCAGATGAATTTGATCTTTGGCTGCGCAACGAATGGTACAAGAAAGACGAGCTAATGGAACAATACCTGACAACTGGGCGTTTCCCCGCCATGGCCGGATCCAAGGTTGATTTTGTCGAAACCAAGGTCCGTGCGAAAAACCCTTTTGAGATCTTGCAGGTGTTTACCATTGTTGGCATCGCCGGCCTGTTCTGGCACAACGTTCAACGATTCGGCGGCGTGGTTGCCAAGCGGTTTGGGTTCTCTGCGTAG
- a CDS encoding uncharacterized protein (EggNog:ENOG41) produces MDGSSSSFRDAERIVGIKLATYVYPHADGYISPEHRQRFAILVDIFQQHLQKHPELFLEHSTRTEFQLKMCGCHRLTAEPSIIIAHPSDNLRTGLAILKILAQTQIRDQYKLHSATRFQIYLSLRPTFEYLASPSDNLSICFKSPYLSGAVLASGDNCDSVSTITCGIRFSNTDDTIFALTPAHALKQNGQGNEKKIQKGTSSLQSMPSEPQATCVLADVEYDMAELRQLEKDSAEAIVHREYKSKPAKKHGDGYVQIPGTRVITPSRAWGRLVQPNSPNLDWTLVEINPSHGLTAADDARQIFDLGDEKRAVQVITPRGPLQGTIRRTLTFITNSGSDSPLCEVWTVTVAGLGDGDVRMGDSGSLVIDSITGQPCGYVIGVNRLQQLYVVPLCLMLQQIAEMVSIPNVKPEVFLNLEPNWRPIQAQGPVFRVLMTYFSQPWSRTRIGEPRPAWLRKLRAKCAGGWNYIEMGIRGLFSPSTAKPSTYHGLKCHNQCDVFSDVSSTFEDVEGYGYDGSRVLHRGDSNSSQTSITPLLKNHCGQSSDISLDTLARPPPAKLPSFGWPITTENDPINSYGHRIFPGNPIMDARLYDQVPSILNPVLTRPPGFRAATTPEDSLQIIQHTEIIQNTHRLSTPSESANGILAGDPLPALPRSAEEGLPLLPTSLSRRKQRKVLIKASRCLSACALEFCNRHRLPNTVIQGMESGEPPFFVQNLGRKKAPYCEWGEFVFLLKFLIAEQQISPELLDSDLAVHFRAVLYTSLGVADVLRHPEPLRDDRTILRILSASVQVARMLNDMNAMGKLDDLLMKTERRIIEASA; encoded by the exons ATGGACGGATCGTCATCGAGCTTCCGTGATGCTGAAAGGATCGTTGGCATCAAGCTAGCAACCTACGTATATCCTCATGCAGACGGATACATCAGCCCAGAGCACCGGCAACGGTTCGCCATCCTCGTAGACATTTTCCAACAACATCTTCAAAAACACCCTGAACTGTTTCTTGAGCATTCAACCCGAACAGAGTTTCAGCTTAAGATGTGCGGCTGCCACAGGTTAACCGCTGAACCGTCGATTATTATCGCACATCCGTCTGATAATCTACGGACTGGCCTTGCGATCCTGAAGATTTTGGCCCAAACCCAAATCAGGGACCAGTATAAGCTTCACTCAGCGACTCGGTTTCAAATATACCTCTCCCTCAGGCCCACGTTTGAGTATCTTGCATCCCCTTCCGATAATCTCAGTATCTGCTTCAAGAGTCCCTATCTTTCTGGTGCTGTCCTCGCTTCAGGAGACAATTGTGATAGTGTCAGCACCATCACTTGCGGTATCCGATTTTCCAATACCGATGACACAATCTTTGCGCTGACGCCTGCCCATGCTTTAAAACAGAATGGGCAAGgcaatgaaaagaaaatccagaAGGGTACATCTAGCTTGCAGTCTATGCCAAGCGAACCGCAAGCAACATGTGTGTTGGCCGATGTGGAGTACGACATGGCCGAACTCAGGCAGCTCGAGAAAGACTCAGCTGAAGCTATCGTGCACCGTGAGTATAAATCGAAGCCGGCGAAAAAGCATGGCGATGGCTATGTGCAGATTCCTGGAACTCGAGTTATAACGCCGAGCCGAGCCTGGGGGCGACTAGTCCAGCCTAATTCTCCCAATCTTGACTGGACTTTGGTAGAAATCAACCCAAGCCATGGACTTACAGCAGCTGACGACGCACGCCAAATATTTGATTTGGGTGACGAGAAGCGTGCGGTGCAGGTCATAACACCTAGGGGCCCGCTACAAGGTACGATTCGCAGGACACTTACCTTTATCACCAATTCCGGTAGCGACAGCCCCTTATGTGAGGTTTGGACTGTTACCGTGGCAGGGCTAG GTGATGGAGATGTACGGATGGGAGACAGCGGGTCTCTTGTCATCGACTCCATCACAGGTCAACCGTGCGGGTATGTTATCGGTGTCAATCGCCTTCAACAACTATACGTGGTGCCACTATGCttgatgctgcagcagattgCGGAAATGGTGTCTATTCCAAATGTCAAACCAGAAGTCTTCTTGAACCTCGAGCCGAACTGGCGACCCATACAAGCTCAGGGACCTGTCTTTAGGGTGCTCATGACTTACTTTTCCCAACCTTGGTCGCGGACCAGGATAGGAGAGCCCCGACCCGCTTGGCTGCGCAAACTTCGCGCAAAATGTGCTGGAGGATGGAATTATATCGAAATGGGAATCCGCGGCCTTTTTTCTCCGTCAACTGCCAAACCTTCAACGTACCATGGCTTGAAATGTCATAACCAGTGCGACGTATTTAGCGA TGTCTCATCGACATTCGAGGATGTAGAAGGATATGGGTATGACGGCTCCCG GGTGCTTCATCGAGGAGACAGCAATAGTAGCCAGACCAGTATCACGCCTCTTCTCAAGAACCATTGCGGACAGTCTTCTGATATTTCCCTCGATACACTCGCGAGGCCCCCTCCTGCGAAGCTTCCTTCTTTCGGCTGGCCAATCACTACTGAGAACGATCCGATCAATTCCTATGGGCATCGGATATTCCCTGGAAATCCCATCATGGATGCACGTCTCTATGATCAAGTACCTTCCATCCTCAACCCTGTTCTAACCAGACCCCCAGGCTTCCGAGCTGCAACAACGCCCGAAGATTCCCTTCAAATAATTCAGCACACTGAGATCATTCAAAATACTCACCGCCTGTCGACACCATCCGAGTCCGCCAATGGAATTCTCGCAGGTGATCCACTGCCAGCGCTTCCTCGCTCGGCAGAGGAAGGACTTCCACTCCTTCCAACCAGCCTTTCAAggaggaagcagagaaaagtCCTGATCAAGGCCAGCCGCTGTCTCTCAGCATGCGCACTTGAGTTTTGCAACCGGCATAGACTGCCCAACACCGTCATCCAAGGCATGGAGTCTGGGGAACCGCCTTTTTTTGTGCAAAACCTTGGGCGCAAGAAAGCTCCATATTGCGAATGGGGTGAATTTGTGTTTCTGCTCAAATTTCTCATCGCAGAGCAGCAAATATCTCCCGAATTGTTGGATAGTGACTTGGCTGTTCACTTCAGGGCGGTTCTGTACACCTCTTTGGGGGTAGCTGACGTACTTAGGCATCCGGAGCCCCTGAGGGACGACAGAACAATCCTCAGGATTCTCTCCGCCAGCGTTCAAGTTGCCAGGATGCTCAATGATATGAATGCTATGGGTAAGCTTGATGATCTCTTGATGAAGACGGAGCGCAGGATTATTGAGGCCAGTGCTTAA
- a CDS encoding uncharacterized protein (MEROPS:MER0001911~TransMembrane:9 (i12-31o424-447i481-500o506-529i541-561o573-597i701-719o739-758i770-789o)), translated as MRLPNPFSFRPGPVTFWTTAIYLAVTIPLIYVHETVPPAPSAHSLSRQGLNLSEAWDDLQIITKQYHPFNSKANAQVRQYLIDRSKEILDRNGVPHKTDLAGGVIWNPSVERYTSKSHDNSNVASAKQPRGATIFDDRISNVTWTVDSLLQSAKKGPQTWQGYYFEGDNFYVYIHGQDDPDDGWWNSQDGVADYSRAGGVLVNCHFDSVSTGYGATDDGMSCVSMLQLLSYFTTEGRQPKHGIVLLFNNAEEDGLLGARAFGYSPLLKFCYTFVNLEGAGAGGRAMLFRTTDLQAAEAYAKSPHPFGSVVAANAFERGVIKSGTDFEVFAPAFGQRGLDIAFYEPRSRYHTEDDDSRHTSVRSIWHMLSAALASTERLSEVTGTVFSGDRADGDGSLVQNGKPTEGVYFDWYGSGWLAFPLRGLFAWSLTLLVVTPVVLFLVTYLLVRQDKYYYFAMDIWRHSEIHDEPVAINGWRGFFRYPLALIFAIGLTIASILLVAKVNPLIIYSSGYAVWAMTISLFYFSFWLIMRGANFVRPTALHRGFALVWLFVLSWALQVIAALVEDRIHLGGLYFAAFFHSAIFLALFISLLELFALPGKHEFANRYQDDPAPEHVRVTSSNNTITGNEDEEEDHEYAAESATETTPLRAGEAGYGSSDQPTFASTYRRSAQAEESPAPSPVKSYPPYEHEQAWSGRLPTWTWFIQLLLLAPVHVIIIGNLGLIQTSSMNMTGADGGSLLAPLMGIGVMTILLLLPLTPFMHRITRHVPLFLLVVFIATFIYNLVAFPFSTDYRYKLYFQEVIDVDAKTDVVSLSGLPEYAQAVVSSIPSAASQHINCSEKSSRAGLTACKYAVSSLAPNLVDGKTPEELIEVKGSILPGGRTATLQIDAAESKMCILDLSRPVYGFKLDKGLPLDERFGSSPQNGMKSITLFRREWKGAWDVELQLTRDIRETDPKPFNVTVKCAYSDMNDKKTIPVLHELYQYMPKWAVISKAAVGLVEVRKKYTVKHG; from the exons ATGAGGCTCCCGAACCCATTCAGCTTCCGGCCCGGGCCGGTTACTTTCTGGACGACCGCCATCTATCTCGCCGTCACGATCCCGCTGATTTACGTTCACGAGACGGTGCCACCTGCGCCATCGGCTCACTCCCTCAGCAGGCAAGGCCTGAATTTAAGCGAGGCATGGGACGATCTGCAGATCATCACAAAGCAGTACCATCCGTTCAACAGCAAGGCAAACGCACAAGTCCGCCAGTATCTCATTGACCGTTCCAAAGAGATCTTGGACCGGAATGGTGTTCCTCATAAGACTGATCTAGCCGGTGGGGTGATATGGAATCCCAG TGTCGAACGATATACATCTAAGAGTCACGATAATTCCAACGTCGCAAGTGCGAAGCAACCGCGGGGTGCTACCATCTTCGACGACCGGATTTCAAACGTCACCTGGACGGTCGACTCGCTGCTTCAGAGTGCCAAAAAGGGCCCGCAGACGTGGCAGGGCTACTACTTTGAGGGCGACAACTTCTACGTCTATATCCACGGCCAAGATGATCCTGATGACGGCTGGTGGAACTCTCAAGATGGCGTGGCAGACTATAGCCGAGCTGGAGGCGTTCTCGTCAACTGCCATTTCGACTC TGTCTCGACAGGCTACGGTGCGACTGACGATGGCATGTCGTGCGTGAgcatgctgcagctgctcagcTACTTCACCACCGAGGGCCGCCAACCGAAGCATGGCATCGTGCTCCTCTTCAACAATGCGGAAGAGGATGGCCTCCTTGGTGCTCGGGCCTTTGGCTATAGCCCGCTTCTCAAGTTCTGCTACACTTTTGTGAACCTAGAgggggctggagctggaggccgAGCTATGCTTTTCCGAACCACCGATCTTCAGGCGGCCGAGGCCTATGCCAAGAGCCCTCATCCCTTTGGCTCCGTTGTTGCGGCAAATGCCTTTGAGCGAGGAGTTATCAAGAGCGGCACCGATTTCGAGGTATTTGCTCCAGCATTCGGACAGCGAGGTCTGGATATTGCCTTTTATGAGCCTCGCTCGCGCTACCAcaccgaagacgacgattcGCGTCACACTTCTGTCCGTAGCATTTGGCATATGCTCTCTGCCGCTCTGGCGTCCACTGAGAGACTCTCTGAGGTTACTGGAACTGTCTTCAGCGGCGATCGCGCAGACGGTGATGGAAGCCTAGTCCAGAACGGCAAACCCACCGAGGGCGTCTACTTTGATTGGTATGGCAGCGGATGGCTAGCTTTTCCGCTTAGAGGGCTGTTTGCGTGGTCGCTGACGCTGCTCGTCGTGACTCCCGTGGTCCTCTTTCTTGTTACGTATCTGCTCGTCCGCCAGGACAAGTACTACTATTTTGCCATGGATATCTGGAGACACTCCGAGATTCATGACGAGCCGGTTGCAATCAATGGCTGGCGTGGCTTCTTCCGATACCCCTTGGCGTTGATCTTCGCTATTGGCCTCACCATAGCGTCGATATTACTCGTCGCCAAGGTCAATCCTCTCATCATCTACAGCAGCGGATATGCAGT CTGGGCTATGACGATATCCCTCTTCTACTTCAGCTTCTGGCTCATCATGAGAGGCGCCAACTTTGTCAGACCCACCGCTCTCCATCGTGGATTTGCCCTCGTCTGGCTCTTCGTCCTTTCTTGGGCCCTTCAAGTCATTGCGGCTTTGGTTGAGGACCGCATCCACCTTGGTGGCCTTTACTTTGCCGCGTTTTTCCACTCGGCCATATTTTTGGCACTCTTCATCTCATTGCTTGAACTATTTGCGCTGCCCGGGAAGCATGAATTTGCCAACCGCTATCAGGACGATCCAGCTCCGGAGCATGTCCGAGTTACCAGCTCTAACAACACCATTACAGgcaatgaagacgaagaggaagatcaTGAGTACGCAGCCGAGAGTGCTACGGAAACAACACCGCtcagagctggagaagcaggCTACGGGTCGAGCGACCAACCGACGTTTGCTAGCACATACAGACGATCAGCGCAGGCAGAGGAGTCGCCAGCTCCCTCGCCTGTGAAGAGCTATCCTCCGTACGAACACGAACAAGCGTGGTCTGGGCGACTTCCGACTTGGACTTGGTTTATTCAGCTCCTGCTACTTGCTCCTGTCCATGTCATCATCATAGGCAACTTGGGACTGATACAGACTTCATCGATGAACATGACTGGTGCCGACGGTGGAAGTCTGTTGGCTCCTCTGATGGGAATTGGGGTCATGACGATTCTCCTCTTGCTTCCCCTGACACCATTTATGCATCGCATCACTCGCCATGTGccgctcttcctcttggtTGTCTTCATCGCCACGTTCATCTATAACCTCGTCGCCTTCCCATTCTCTACCGACTACCGATACAAATTGTACTTTCAAGAAGTCATCGATGTAGACGCTAAAACGGATGTCGTGTCGCTGTCTGGCCTTCCAGAATACGCTCAGGCAGTCGTTTCATCAATTCCATCGGCTGCTAGCCAACACATCAACTGTAGCGAAAAATCATCGAGGGCTGGCCTCACTGCCTGCAAGTATGCCGTCTCATCGCTAGCGCCGAATCTCGTCGATGGCAAAACACCAGAGGAATTGATCGAGGTGAAAGGCTCCATATTGCCTGGTGGAAGAACCGCCACGCTCCAAATCGATGCAGCGGAGTCCAAGATGTGTATCCTTGACCTTTCCCGGCCTGTATATGGATTCAAATTGGATAAAGGACTTCCGCTAGACGAGCGATTCGGTTCTAGCCCGCAAAACGGGATGAAGAGCATTACTCTCTTCAGGCGAGAATGGAAGGGGGCGTGGGATGTTGAGCTGCAACTGACGCGCGATATCCGCGAAACTGACCCCAAACCCTTCAATGTGACGGTGAAGTGCGCATACAGCGACATGAATGACAAAAAGACGATTCCGGTGCTGCACGAGCTGTACCAGTACATGCCCAAATGGGCGGTCATCTCCAAGGCGGCTGTTGGTCTTGTTGAAGTCAGGAAGAAGTATACTGTGAAGCACGGCTGA